A genomic stretch from Schistosoma haematobium chromosome 2, whole genome shotgun sequence includes:
- the COPB1 gene encoding Coatomer subunit beta (EggNog:ENOG410V8VC~COG:U~BUSCO:EOG091G03TX) yields the protein MASDQICYTLVGLSSEAKTYTEQKLKDDLQNSNDNVKREALKELIRLIINGEKFPNLLMPVIRFVMPSQDHMIKKLLLLFWEVVPKYSSDGKLLHEMILVCDAYRKDLQHPNEFIRGSTLRFLCKLKEPELLEPIMPSIQQCLEHRHAYVRRNAVLAIFTIYKNFESLIPDAPEKILRFLEQEQDSSCKRNAFMMLLHVSQSTALDYLTSCLDEVQNFGDILQLIIVELIYKVCLDKPSERLRFIRCIYSLLQSSSAAVRYEAAGTLTTLSSAPSAIKAAASCYINLILKESDNNVKLIVLSRLTDLRQYHERILQDLIMDIVQIINASDMEVRQKTLNLTMDLVTARTAEELIKIFRKELIKACSTNTRPSASASDGEKSSADDQNSDESVYRFSLVHTIYDICLRFPEVLPSIVPTVCEILTYEEIGDTRAANEACKFLREILERFPQRKADILEKLMQIFPSIIGRETLRHLVWIFGEYCTTYEEINSFMTLIRQVIGELPLVDEELRRQASQVNSVNSSAENQSQPSVLISGDVNVGVSPAQRVTADGTYATQSAFTLRSNKDSSSVNAIKRPVLQAALFESHYMPGVVLSACLVKLFYRYSLLLKQEQMKTVKDECTKTKIISKENSFAAECMLIIASMIHLATSQLLPHQVNPDHLDRMWICLKILADRRPEVLEAFEHTSRGCLTEMLAYQESERKNNAKARNQGLIEHQKQLAELNRADAPIKFSLLTGQTEFGDTVDRFDLTLSQALGAGGKGSAGDAYATSKLSKVHQLTGFSDPVYAEAYVHVNQFDILLDVLVVNQTKDTLQNLTLELSTLGDLRLVEKPSPLTIAPQDFANIKANIKVSSTENGIIFGNISYDVRGSSGETTCIVLNDIHIDIMEYIMPATCTPSEFRQMWSEFEWENKVTVNTQIKDLFTYLSQITSHTNLRCLTPTEALSGDCDYLCVTLYAKTIFGEHVLANLCLEKAEADQPVTGHVRIRAKTQGMAVTMGERVSSCQKNWPVNNSRTPSDNTTKHQDDENSDENVKRSHSPVNNTLFKCDNLASHFGANFLLITGYHVGFSQTQYRIFTE from the exons ATGGCTAGTGATCAAATATGCTATACTTTAGTCGGTTTGTCATCTGAAGCAAAAACATATACTGAGCAAAAACTCAAAGACGATTTGCAGAACAGCAATGATAATGTGAAAAGAGAGGCACTTAAGGAACTTATTCGGCTAATAATTAATGGCGAGAAGTTTCCCAATTTATTGATGCCTGTGATTCGCTTTGTTATGCCGTCACAGGATCACATGATTAAAAAGCTGTTGCTTCTATTTTGGGAAGTTGTGCCTAAGTACAGTTCGGATGGGAAACTTCTACATGAAATGATACTAGTGTGTGATGCTTATCGCAAAGATTTACAACATCCAAATGAATTCATCCGTGGGTCAACTTTACGATTTCTGTGTAAATTAAAAGAACCTGAATTACTGGAGCCTATTATGCCATCTATTCAACAGTGTCTGGAACATCGACATGCATACGTTCGACGAAATGCAGTGCTGGCAATTTTCACGATATACAAAAACTTCGAATCGCTTATTCCGGATGCACCTGAAAAAATTTTAAGATTCCTCGAACAAGAGCAAGATTCTTCTTGTAAAAGGAATGCTTTTATGATGTTACTTCATGTCAGTCAGAGTACTGCTCTTGATTACCTTACTTCTTGTTTGGATGAAGTACAAAATTTCGGTGACATTCTTCAGCTCATAATTGTAGAGTTAATCTACAAA GTATGTCTTGATAAACCTTCTGAAAGGCTACGGTTTATTCGTTGTATTTACAGCTTATTACAATCTAGTAGTGCTGCTGTGCGCTATGAAGCTGCAGGAACGCTGACAACACTAAGTTCCGCCCCGAGTGCCATTAAGGCAGCCGCAAGTTGTTACATTAATTTAATCCTGAAGGAAAGTGATAACAATGTGAAACTAATTGTATTATCACGTCTCACTGATTTACGTCAGTATCATGAGCGTATTCTACAAGACCTAATTATGGATATCGTGCAGATCATAA ATGCATCTGACATGGAAGTTCGTCAGAAAACACTTAATTTAACGATGGATTTAGTGACAGCTCGTACAGCGGAAGAATTGATTAAGATATTTCGTAAAGAACTTATCAAAGCTTGCAGCACGAATACCCGGCCTTCAGCTTCAGCGAGTGATGGAGAAAAGTCTTCTGCAGATGATCAAAATTCTGACGAATCCGTTTACCGTTTTTCACTAGTGCACACTATATATGATATTTGCTTACGGTTCCCAGAAGTATTACCAAGCATTGTACCGACAGTTTGTGAA ATTTTGACCTACGAAGAAATTGGCGATACACGAGCTGCAAATGAGGCTTGTAAATTTTTACGTGAAATTTTGGAGCGATTTCCTCAAAGAAAGGCTGACATTTTGGAAAAATTGATGCAAATTTTTCCATCGATTATCGGCCGTGAAACTCTTCGACATTTAGTTTGGATTTTTGGTGAATATTGTACTACTTATGAAGAAATTAACTCCTTTATGACTCTTATTCGCCAG GTTATCGGCGAGCTACCACTTGTTGATGAGGAGTTACGCAGACAAGCTAGTCAAGTGAATTCAGTGAATTCCTCTGCTGAAAACCAAAGTCAGCCGTCCGTGCTAATTTCAGGTGATGTAAATGTTGGTGTCAGTCCAGCACAACGTGTTACTGCAGATGGGACATACGCAACTCAGTCTGCTTTTACTCTTC GTTCAAATAAAGATTCTAGCTCAGTGAATGCAATCAAACGACCTGTCCTACAAGCAGCTCTATTCGAATCACATTATATGCCTGGAGTTGTATTATCTGCCTGTTTAGTCAAATTATTTTATCGATATTCATTGCTTCTTAAACAAGAACAAATGAAAACCGTTAAAGATGAATGCACAAAaactaaaataatttcaaaagaaaattcATTCGCTGCTGAATGTATGCTTATCATTGCGAGTATGATACATTTGGCTACTAGTCAACTACTTCCACATCAAGTGAATCCTGACCACTTAGATCGTATGTGGATTTGTCTAAAG ATCTTGGCTGATCGTCGTCCTGAAGTCTTAGAGGCTTTCGAACATACATCTCGTGGCTGTCTTACTGAAATGCTTGCATACCAAGAGTCAGAACGTAAAAACAATGCTAAAGCTCGTAATCAAGGCTTAATTGAGCATCAAAAACAATTGGCTGAGTTGAATCGTGCGGACGCGCCGATCAAATTCTCTCTACTTACTGGCCAAACTGAGTTCGGTGACACAGTAGATCGTTTTGACTTAACACTTAGTCAAGCGCTGGGTGCAGGTGGAAAAGGCAGTGCTGGTGATGCTTATGCTACATCTAAACTCAGTAAG GTTCACCAATTAACTGGCTTTTCTGATCCTGTATACGCAGAAGCGTATGTTCATGTGAATCAATTCGATATTTTGTTAGATGTATTAGTTGTTAATCAAACTAAAGATACACTGCAAAATTTAACATTAGAACTGTCTACATTAGGCGATTTACGTCTGGTTGAAAAACCTAGTCCATTAACAATTGCACCTCAAGATTTTGCTAATATCAAAGCAAATATTAAG GTTTCTTCCACAGAAAATGGTATCATCTTTGGAAATATATCCTACGATGTTCGGGGTTCATCTGGCGAAACAACTTGCATTGTGTtaaatgatattcatattgATATTATGGAGTACATTATGCCAGCCACTTgtacaccaagtgaatttcgtCAAATGTGGTCTGAATTTGAATGGGAGAATAAG GTTACTGTGAATACACAAATCAAAGATCTGTTCACCTACTTATCTCAAATTACAAGCCATACGAATTTACGTTGCCTAACACCTACCGAGGCTCTTTCGGGTGATTGTGATTATCTTTGCGTGACGCTTTATGCCAAGACAATATTTGGCGAACATGTTTTAGCTAATTTATGTTTAGAAAAAGCGGAAGCTGATCAACCTGTAACTGGTCATGTACGAATTCGAGCTAAAACACAGGGTATGGCTGTTACAATGGGAGAAAGA GTTAGCAGCTGTCAAAAGAACTGGCCAGTTAATAATTCCCGAACCCCAAGTGACAACACTACAAAACATCAAGATGATGAGAATTCCGATGAAAATGTAAAACGTTCTCATTCACCAGTTAATAATACATTG TTTAAATGTGATAATCTTGCTAGTCATTTTGGAGCAAACTTTCTACTTATCACAGGTTATCATGTTGGATTTTCTCAAACACAGTATCGTATTTTcacagaataa
- a CDS encoding hypothetical protein (EggNog:ENOG41KOG1212~COG:I,J,T) — translation MSHVTNTLCLFIDGLTLIYLLDLATFYIFSKTLITSIRLVLSLPTCHIFSYLFKKWLIFRCLLFCWRRYSVYRRLNKKKDDLTDKHGRLHIKFQGLHNMDSQSKQLSLNNNNELTSMSLSQLREKLHNRSITSVDLLDAYQIRGLELLRTRSNCISEIIYEADVYAILADSSRDSEGGHVSSIHGIPIALEEIFPIHGYDHTMGYTIRTNRGAEDDCILVKALRDCGAIPVILTNVKQKILGLSANNPITGLTSHPTHPGRACVSGMGPLLVHKGSPLAVGFDILGEARLSAAFCGKAALKPTPYRMSNKDLKLPIELPEDLLPVPSPMGHRIEDIVDVLKSLWTSNMFAHDCTLCPMAFNDKEYKSIAEGNRKLKIGFYSNFDGLVKASPSVQRVMSEIRDELSRQGHEVVDFALPTPSKAYQLTISLLASYMEPESLKLLYIHGNGDILVDYRQRLLHLFYALPRFLRHRIAEWRAEGIKKDYPATAVVLRGLGYSQSRKTLINQINDYKQEFFSLWNEVELDVLVCPTAPIPAPWDDSPSYVTNCVLPFTCLYNLLGCPAGTLSVGRVEKCDLQACGDISDNNFKSSQLDIMFSEQHKRSEGLPIGVQVVAKPWNDELVLGLLVRLQSIITA, via the coding sequence ATGTCCCATGTAACAAATACTCTGTGTCTGTTTATCGATGGATTAACACTTATATACCTTCTAGATTTAGCAACATTTTATATATTTAGTAAAACATTGATTACGTCGATTCGATTGGTTTTAAGTTTGCCAACATGTCatattttcagttatttatttaaaaaatggcTAATATTTCGCTGTCTTTTATTCTGCTGGAGAAGATATAGTGTGTATAGACGgttaaataagaaaaaagatGATTTGACGGATAAACATGGCCGATTGCATATCAAATTTCAAGGTTTACATAATATGGATAGTCAATCCAAACAGTTATCACTCAACAACAATAATGAACTGACATCAATGAGCTTGAGTCAACTGCGTGAGAAGCTACATAATAGAAGTATTACGTCAGTCGATCTTTTAGATGCTTATCAAATTCGTGGTTTAGAACTACTTCGTACGAGATCCAACTGTATCAGTGAAATTATTTATGAAGCTGATGTCTACGCTATATTAGCTGATAGCTCACGGGATTCAGAAGGTGGACATGTTAGTTCAATTCATGGGATACCTATAGCATTGGAAGAAATATTTCCTATTCATGGTTATGACCATACAATGGGATATACAATACGCACCAATCGTGGTGCAGAAGATGACTGTATTTTAGTAAAAGCACTGCGTGATTGTGGTGCAATTCCAGTGATATTGACAAATGTAAAGCAAAAGATTCTTGGCTTATCAGCGAACAATCCAATAACTGGATTAACAAGTCATCCTACACATCCTGGACGAGCGTGCGTCAGTGGTATGGGGCCTTTGTTAGTTCATAAGGGTTCTCCGTTAGCTGTTGGTTTCGATATATTGGGTGAAGCACGTCTTTCAGCTGCATTTTGCGGAAAAGCAGCACTCAAACCAACTCCATATAGGATGAGCAACAAAGATTTGAAATTGCCAATTGAACTACCTGAAGACTTGCTACCAGTTCCATCTCCTATGGGTCATAGAATTGAAGATATTGTTGACGTTTTAAAAAGCCTTTGGACCTCAAATATGTTCGCACACGATTGTACCTTATGTCCGATGGCATTCAACGACAAGGAATATAAATCTATTGCAGAAGGAAATAGGAAACTGAAGATTGGTTTCTATTCAAATTTTGATGGTCTAGTCAAAGCTTCACCATCAGTACAACGAGTCATGTCAGAAATTCGTGATGAGCTTTCTAGACAAGGTCATGAAGTGGTCGACTTTGCCTTGCCAACACCGAGTAAAGCATACCAGCTAACTATAAGTTTATTGGCTAGTTATATGGAACCAGAATCCCTGAAGTTACTATATATTCACGGAAACGGAGACATATTGGTAGATTATAGGCAGCGTCTCTTGCATTTGTTCTATGCGCTACCCCGTTTTCTTAGACACAGAATAGCTGAATGGCGTGCAGAAGGTATTAAAAAAGACTATCCAGCTACAGCAGTTGTTCTACGAGGTTTAGGCTACAGTCAAAGTCGTAAAACATTGATCAATCAAATTAATGATTATAAGCAAGAATTTTTCTCACTGTGGAATGAAGTGGAACTAGATGTCTTAGTGTGCCCAACTGCACCAATACCTGCTCCATGGGATGATAGTCCGTCGTATGTAACTAATTGTGTATTACCATTTACATGTTTATATAATTTACTCGGTTGTCCAGCTGGTACTTTATCCGTGGGACGTGTTGAAAAGTGTGATTTGCAAGCATGTGGTGACATCTCTGATAACAATTTCAAAAGTTCCCAGCTTGACATCATGTTCTCTGAACAGCATAAACGTTCCGAAGGTTTGCCTATCGGTGTACAAGTTGTCGCAAAACCATGGAATGATGAGTTAGTACTTGGGCTACTCGTCAGACTACAATCCATTATTACGGCATAA